Proteins encoded within one genomic window of Aspergillus nidulans FGSC A4 chromosome VII:
- a CDS encoding uncharacterized protein (transcript_id=CADANIAT00008866) — translation MSREQLLARPKSRLEELPAELVQEIFLRCLEINLARASIYLARALSNPIIYKWLVQLAFVKTDGEGDTSLTREFVTSYDVVGHIERDELKKLRTRILECRWCTLPLIRDCQLAFLNHVIKYKRRHFDIIPEDRSLLAGFAQRFDDLKACDKAPNGQRGQSDLVLRANRSDREFNGSDSKRSHDYNIAVWFHLGIIEVLPVGDSKPSGKIYFEVPCCEDARLPAKLLCAPWTEEKLEFLQLISTRAFLDRDTEFRRATRTLRRLIRDRDLATFTRLLHLYVRIECYGFPIIWPTNNIVFRAALKCAAGPGDPFVRLLVEERWGHIEPEDILLKEKLLKSLQSGDCS, via the coding sequence ATGTCCCGAGAGCAGCTCCTGGCTCGGCCAAAGTCACGCCTGGAGGAGTTGCCTGCGGAATTGGTTCAGGAGATATTCCTCCGCTGTCTGGAGATCAATCTTGCCCGGGCTTCTATCTACCTCGCCCGGGCGCTCTCCAACCCCATTATCTATAAATGGCTTGTTCAATTGGCCTTCGTCAAAACGGACGGCGAAGGGGACACTTCTCTTACGCGAGAATTTGTGACATCGTATGATGTTGTTGGCCACATCGAGCGTGATGAATTGAAAAAGCTCCGTACTCGGATTCTTGAATGCCGGTGGTGCACATTGCCCCTGATTCGCGACTGTCAGCTTGCGTTTTTGAACCATGTCATCAAATATAAACGTCGCCATTTCGATATCATTCCTGAGGATAGgtctcttcttgctggatTTGCGCAAAGGTTCGATGATCTGAAGGCCTGTGATAAGGCACCGAATGGTCAGCGCGGCCAAAGCGATTTGGTTCTGCGGGCCAACCGGTCAGATCGCGAATTCAACGGATCCGATTCCAAACGCTCGCACGACTACAATATTGCGGTATGGTTCCACCTTGGCATTATTGAAGTCCTTCCAGTGGGAGACAGCAAACCATCTGGGAAGATTTACTTTGAGGTCCCGTGCTGTGAGGATGCCCGCCTTCCTGCCAAGCTGCTTTGTGCGCCCTGGACAGAGGAAAAGCTTGAGTTTTTGCAATTAATCTCAACAAGGGCATTCCTCGACAGAGATACTGAGTTTCGTCGTGCTACTCGTACTTTGCGCCGCCTGATCCGTGACCGTGATCTAGCTACATTCACGCGGCTGCTGCACCTTTACGTGCGGATCGAGTGCTATGGCTTCCCTATCATTTGGCCAACCAACAATATAGTGTTTCGAGCCGCTTTGAAATGTGCGGCTGGACCTGGTGATCCTTTCGTGCGCTTGCTGGTTGAGGAGCGGTGGGGCCATATTGAGCCTGAGGATATtttgctgaaggagaagctcctcAAGAGTCTTCAGAGTGGGGATTGTTCCTGA
- a CDS encoding putative RING finger domain protein (transcript_id=CADANIAT00008867), whose amino-acid sequence MAHSKRNTSLPHFTSYERSLLRTAWGTQRGVIGRDSFLPFGSCRLCLHPSRTPSVACATNGDLFCRECAINDLLAQRKEIARLEKEREEARKRLEEESGRELEEARGREVREFEMVSMGFDDWGRAGNKKRKADGDAGVDDDEIWERVKKREVDVGGGVRKQVFELDDKTVEGVMRRERERLMEEIRREKSESSKSALPSFWIPSLTPGTDPNEIAANKTVKLSPICPGSTESNKHGYSLKSLVDVHFTEEAGADGATVRVCPSCKKTLTNTVKAMLMAVLMFAMLLVTKPCGHVICKPCVDKFMTPHDAPDPHATKEEQEKTAELHGRVLCYVCETDLTPRDPARDEKAAAGEKKKKKKKDKEGIQPGLVELSSEGTGFAGRGGNVATKAGVAFQC is encoded by the exons ATGGCTCATTCAAAACGCAACACATCCCTTCCGCACTTCACCTCCTACGAGCGTTCCCTCCTCCGCACAGCCTGGGGCACTCAACGCGGCGTCATCGGCCGAGactccttcctcccctttGGATCCTGCCGTCTATGTCTACACCCATCGCGCACGCCTAGCGTAGCATGCGCCACGAATGGCGACTTATTCTGCCGCGAATGCGCTATAAacgatcttcttgctcagcGAAAGGAAATTGCAAGGCTGGAAAAGGAGCGagaggaggcgaggaagaggcttgaagaggaaagcggACGCgaacttgaggaggcgagggGGAGAGAGGTTAGGGAGTTCGAGATGGTTAGCATGGGGTTTGATGATTGGGGCAGGGCGGGAaataagaagaggaaggCGGATGGGGATGCTGGGGTCGATGACGACGAAATCTGGGAGAGGGTCAAGAAGCGAGAGGTTGATGTTGGAGGAGGGGTGAGAAAGCAAGTGTTTGAGTTGGACGATAAAACGGTAGAGGGCGTCatgagaagggagagggagaggttgatggaggagataAGGAGAGAAAAG TCGGAATCAAGCAAATCAGCGCTTCCGTCATTCTGGATTCCCTCGTTGACGCCAGGTACGGATCCCAACGAGATTGCCGCGAACAAGACTGTCAAGCTGAGCCCAATATGTCCTGGTTCGACGGAATCGAATAAACACGGGTATTCGCTGAAATCGCTGGTCGATGTGCATTTCACTGAAGAGGCTGGTGCTGATGGAGCTACCGTGCGGGTGTGTCCGAGCTGCAAGAAGACCTTGACGAATACAGTCAAGGCGATGC TAATGGCCGTGCTGATGTTCGCCATGCTGCTAGTGACGAAACCCTGCGGCCATGTCATATGCAAGCCCTGCGTAGATAAGTTTATGACGCCCCATGATGCGCCGGATCCACATGCAACgaaagaggagcaggagaaaaCGGCTGAACTGCATGGCCGGGTGCTGTGCTATGTGTGCGAGACAGACCTTACGCCGCGCGACCCAGCACGGGACGAGAAGGCTGCGGcgggagagaaaaagaagaaaaagaagaaggataaggAAGGGATTCAGCCTGGTTTGGTGGAACTATCGTCCGAGGGAACGGGGTTtgcaggacgaggaggcaATGTTGCGACGAAAGCGGGCGTCGCCTTTCAATGCTAG
- a CDS encoding ribonuclease (transcript_id=CADANIAT00008868) has translation MSKATVAAIAAASAATGAGITALFYSRPSPQQQKPATATPTTAPAPPTAPVAVPVPTQPASPSLASKSATATGPVDPAGIYQYGFPGPIADTITSLPLTGAYDRRTRNPSWVAEHITPASLASKNADRKHSTFFEDSTIPPLFRAKLADYFRSGYDRGHQVPAADAKWSQEAMDGTFALTNMCPQVGEGFNRDYWAHFEEFCRDLTKRYPSVRIITGPLYLPHRDADGKWRVNYEVIGTPPNVAVPTHFYKVVYAEEGPGLPSGKVALGAFVLPNARISNDKRLAEFEVPLEAVERASGLEFASKLEPTRRKRLCQEVRCDIVVREFNNAKKKA, from the coding sequence ATGTCCAAGGCCACTGTTGCTGCTATTGCAGCCGCCAGTGCCGCCACGGGCGCCGGTATCACAGCCCTCTTCTACTCACGCCCAAGCCCTCAACAGCAGAAGCCAGCTACAGCAACTCCTACAACCGCCCCCGCTCCCCCAACCGCCCCCGTCGCCGTCCCAGTACCAACTCAACCGGCTTCCCCTTCGCTCGCCAGCAAGTCCGCAACCGCTACCGGGCCCGTCGATCCCGCTGGCATCTATCAGTATGGCTTTCCAGGCCCCATAGCCGACACAATCACGTCGCTTCCCCTAACAGGTGCATACGACCGACGCACCCGGAATCCCTCCTGGGTCGCTGAGCACATCACGCCCGCGTCACTGGCATCGAAGAATGCGGACCGCAAGCACAGCACCTTCTTCGAAGACTCGACCATCCCGCCTCTCTTCCGTGCCAAACTCGCCGACTACTTCCGATCCGGATATGACAGAGGCCACCAGGTTCCCGCGGCCGATGCGAAATGGTCACAGGAGGCAATGGACGGAACATTCGCGCTGACGAACATGTGTCCGCAGGTTGGGGAGGGATTCAACAGAGACTACTGGGCACATTTTGAGGAGTTCTGTCGAGACTTGACGAAACGGTACCCTAGCGTACGAATTATTACTGGGCCGCTGTACCTCCCGCATCGAGACGCCGATGGGAAATGGAGGGTGAACTATGAGGTTATCGGCACGCCGCCCAATGTCGCCGTGCCGACGCACTTCTACAAGGTCGTTTATGCTGAGGAGGGGCCGGGGTTGCCGAGTGGGAAGGTTGCCCTCGGGGCGTTCGTGTTGCCGAATGCGCGAATCTCGAATGATAAGAGACTGGCCGAGTTTGAGGTGCCGCTCGAGGCGGTGGAGAGGGCGAGCGGGTTGGAGTTTGCAAGCAAGCTAGAGCCTACGCGTAGGAAGAGGCTTTGCCAGGAGGTCCGGTGCGATATCGTGGTGAGGGAGTTTAACaatgcgaagaagaaggcttaG
- a CDS encoding uncharacterized protein (transcript_id=CADANIAT00008865) gives MPRTPPWLTGGEKAKREPDLPAPAIKRTSSPRLRDETPTKKDFVSRKDFFKSFRFIREGLDEDDIYIMVEDEFYTVAQTFTRHLHYAEYVRSKKEAKVRNADTIADIARPTSGATPMSVELKKRYAADELEARQQDGLDALLGKQLARDGDPGDDPEVDVSWAGTHLQDFMFRPRKVRSLAGLQKSKPSTKAAAEFPRSSRLGSDSAVGNGPDDDMPVGEGQKEPAITDETTDDDDDLDAGVSQVNLAAARSSSTPSISGPRRTSAAVRLSKLTGPPSEAYLNDVGECQPPVSKQKKDTSSSELPRLPSSIRSPSKDRQAEVKKEQTTRPRDSLYATQARRRFVFDDSDEHFTASSNLLHWSSSSVLPGGQNSPGGIQKRLEATNPESTRPNITQGKRGLVPDDFDGLPEPRKPRIHSESQTPQFINAQQKKSRDKDTTSEKSRLNEVPTFLI, from the exons ATGCCTAGGACACCTCCTTGGCTCACCGGCGGGGAAAAGGCGAAACGTGAACCAGACTTACCAGCTCCAGCAATAAAGCGCACTTCAAGTCCCCGTTTGAGAGATGAAACACCAACGAAGAAGGACTTTGTTTCTAGGAAAGACTTCTTTAAGTCAT TTAGATTTATCCGTGAAGGtcttgatgaagacgacatcTACATAATGGTAGAAGACGAATTCTACACTGTCGCACAAACTTTCACGCGACATCTACATTACGCTGAATACGTGCGTAGCaaaaaagaagcgaaagtcCGCAATGCAGACACGATTGCAGATATCGCGAGACCAACAAGCGGGGCCACGCCGATGAGCGtggagctgaagaagagatatGCTGCGGATGAGCTCGAGGCAAGACAGCAGGATGGGCTGGATGCGCTTCTGGGGAAGCAGTTGGCACGCGATGGAGACCCAGGTGATGATCCCGAGGTGGACGTCTCGTGGGCTGGGACACATTTGCAGGATTTCATGTTTCGTCCGAGGAAGGTGAGGTCGTTGGCTGGATTGCAAAAGTCTAAGCCTTCGACGAAGGCGGCAGCGGAGTTTCCGCGATCTTCTAGACTGGGCAGCGACTCTGCAGTCGGCAATGGCCCCGATGATGATATGCCTGTTGGGGAGGGCCAGAAAGAGCCTGCGATTACGGATGAAACCactgatgacgatgacgatctGGATGCTGGGGTGAGCCAGGTAAACCTGGCGGCTgcgagaagcagcagcaccccGTCTATCTCGGGGCCGCGGCGCACGTCCGCTGCGGTCCGACTCTCGAAATTGACTGGCCCTCCGAGTGAGGCATACCTCAATGATGTTGGTGAATGCCAACCTCCAGTATCTAAGCAAAAGAAGGACACGTCGAGCTCGGAACTGCCTCGTCTTCCCTCTTCGATACGCAGTCCCAGCAAGGATCGGCAGGCCGAAGTTAAAAAGGAACAGACTACAAGACCGAGGGACAGCCTATATGCTACACAGGCCAGAAGAAGATTCGTTTTCGATGATTCTGACGAGCATTTTACGGCAAGCTCGAACTTGCTGCACTGgtcgtcttcctcggtgCTCCCGGGCGGCCAAAATAGCCCGGGCGGTATTCAAAAAAGGCTGGAGGCTACGAATCCAGAAAGCACTAGACCGAACATTACGCAAGGTAAAAGGGGCTTGGTCCCTGATGATTTCGACGGGCTCCCTGAGCCGCGCAAGCCTCGTATACATTCTGAAAGCCAAACCCCTCAATTTATTAACGCTCAACAGAAGAAATCCAGGGATAAGGACACGACGTCGGAAAAGTCACGACTTAATGAAGTACCAACGTTTTTGATTTGA
- a CDS encoding transcription initiation factor IIA subunit gamma (transcript_id=CADANIAT00008864) has translation MSAQAYYELYRGSSLGLSLTDTLDDLINEGRIEPQLAMKILSTFDRVITEVLADKVRTRLTFKGHLDTYRFCDEVWTFLIKDVNFKLDNQQTISADKVKIVSCNSKRPGEA, from the exons ATGAGCGCTCAAGCGTACTACGAACTCTACCGGGGAAGCAG TCTTGGCCTGTCGTTGACAGACACCCTTGATGACTTGATCAACGAAGGTCGCATTGAGCCGCAGCTGGCCATGAAGATTCTCTCCACATTTGACCGCGTTATTACCGAAGTTCTTGCGGATAAGGTCCGCACTCGTCTGACTTTTAAG GGTCACCTCGATACATATCGATTCTGCGACGAAGTGTGGACCTTCTTAATCAAAGATGTCAATTTCAAGCTGGATAATCAGCAAACCATCAGCGCGGACAAAGTGAAAATCGTGAGCTGCAACAGCAAGAGGCCTGGTGAGGCTTGA